TTTTAAGGCTAACTCGATAGCGCCTTCCTTATCCACTTTCTTATCATAGTTTTTCTCTAGATACTCCATAGCAGGCTGTTCCCCAGACCCAACAGCTAGAGCTAAGTAAGCAAAGTAATACCCATTTATCTCAGTCTTAAAAACGTGAATGCCTTTCTTATCCCTGCCCACGAAAATTAACGAGACACCGAAGGGTCTGACGCCAGCGTGTTGTGTGTAGAGCTGCTTTACATCACAAACAGCCTTAACCACATACTCTACGTCAGCGGGCTCGTCATACACGAACCTGTAGTTGAGTGCTTCTCTCCTAGCATAGTCTATTAAGATCCTGCCGTCAGCAGCTAAACCAGCGAAAGAAGCCCCCATATGAGAGTCAACTAGAAATATCTTATTTATTGAGTTCATGTCTATAAGTGTTGATATCCTCCTCTTCTCAGCTACTAAAACACCGACTTCGTCTGTCTTGAGAGCTACAGTAGTCCAACCCTTCCTGACGTTCTCGGCAGCATACTCAACCTGGTATAGCTTACCGTCAGGTGAGAACACCGTTATAGCTCTATCGTAACCGAGAGCTGGTGGACCGAAAGCCATTTCCTAACCCTCTAACTCTTAATCGCGTGAAGTAATATAAACCTTCGACTTAACTAGCAATGACAAGTCTTCTCA
The Zestosphaera sp. DNA segment above includes these coding regions:
- the psmA gene encoding archaeal proteasome endopeptidase complex subunit alpha; this encodes MAFGPPALGYDRAITVFSPDGKLYQVEYAAENVRKGWTTVALKTDEVGVLVAEKRRISTLIDMNSINKIFLVDSHMGASFAGLAADGRILIDYARREALNYRFVYDEPADVEYVVKAVCDVKQLYTQHAGVRPFGVSLIFVGRDKKGIHVFKTEINGYYFAYLALAVGSGEQPAMEYLEKNYDKKVDKEGAIELALKALRASTEEGLSPDLIEVGIVTLEEGIFRKLTYEETADFIHKTGVNR